The following are encoded together in the Choloepus didactylus isolate mChoDid1 chromosome 7, mChoDid1.pri, whole genome shotgun sequence genome:
- the LOC119540782 gene encoding olfactory receptor 2B11-like: MKHVNESFLEDFILMGFTKYPCLDLPLFFVILTSYIFTLLGNIAIILVSQRDSQLQNPMYFFLMSLSFLDLCFTTTTVPQMLFNLGGPNKNITYIGCMAQAYVFHWLGCTECVLLGIMALDRYVAVCKPLSYSVIMDHKLCLQLSSTAWLIGLANSLLQSTLTVQLPLCGNQVLDHFFCELPSLIKIACVDTTVNEVTLAVVATFLVIGPLSMILISYGYIARAVFQIPSAAGKLKAFNTCSSHLLVVSLFYGPGICIYMQPSGNVFQDLTKVLTLFYCVITPMANPFIYTLRNKDFKGALKRLLRRTILSRRMGENDVLL; the protein is encoded by the coding sequence ATGAAGCACGTGAATGAAAGTTTCCTAGAGGATTTCATTCTCATGGGCTTTACCAAATATCCATGTTTGGATCTTCCTCTCTTCTTTGTCATCCTGACCTCCTACATCTTCACATTGTTGGGAAACATTGCTATTATTCTGGTTTCTCAACGAGACTCCCAACTCCAAAatcccatgtatttcttcctcatgAGCCTCTCCTTTTTGGATCTGTGTTTCACCACCACGACTGTGCCACAAATGCTGTTTAACTTAGGGGGACCAAACAAAAACATCACTTATATAGGCTGTATGGCCCAGGCCTATGTATTTCACTGGCTGGGCTGTACTGAATGTGTCCTGCTTGGCATCATGGCCTTAGACCGTTATGTGGCTGTGTGTAAGCCTCTGAGCTACTCTGTAATCATGGACCACAAGCTCTGCCTGCAGCTGTCCAGCACTGCTTGGCTTATTGGTCTGGCCAATTCACTGCTGCAGTCCACACTCACAGTCCAGCTGCCTCTATGTGGGAACCAGGTACTGGACCACTTTTTCTGTGAGCTGCCCAGTCTTATTAAGATAGCTTGCGTGGACACCACAGTCAATGAGGTTACTTTAGCTGTGGTGGCCACCTTCCTGGTAATAGGTCCCCTCTCCATGATTCTCATCTCCTATGGTTACATTGCCCGGGCTGTATTTCAAATCCCTTCTGCTGCTGGGAAACTTAAGGCCTTCAACACTTGCTCATCACACTTACTGGTGGTGTCTTTATTTTATGGCCCTGGCATCTGTATCTATATGCAACCCTCAGGCAATGTCTTTCAAGACCTTACTAAAGTTCTGACCCTGTTTTATTGTGTTATTACTCCTATGGCCAACCCATTCATCTACACCCTGAGAAACAAGGATTTTAAAGGAGCTTTGAAGAGACTTCTGAGGAGAACCATTTTGTCtaggagaatgggagaaaatgatgTTTTACTCTGA